A window of the Cannabis sativa cultivar Pink pepper isolate KNU-18-1 chromosome X, ASM2916894v1, whole genome shotgun sequence genome harbors these coding sequences:
- the LOC115710753 gene encoding acyl carrier protein 1, mitochondrial produces MALRAAVLRHIRLPIQTLTLTPRPLGASSSSTLVRWMSSHDDHITKEEVIDRVLSVIKSFPKVDPSKVSPEVHFQKDLGLDSLDNVEIVMALEEEFKLEIPDKEADKIDSCNLAIEYISNHPMAS; encoded by the exons atggcgCTGAGAGCAGCTGTACTTCGCCACATCCGGCTACCCATtcaaaccctaaccctaactCCTCGACCATTAGGGGCTTCCTCTTCTTCCACTCTTGTTCGATGGATGTCATCTCACGACGATCATATCACCAAAGAGGAGGTCATCGATAGAGTCCTCTCCGTCATCAAGAGCTTCCCCAAAGTCGATCCTTCCAAG GTATCTCCTGAGGTACATTTTCAGAAGGATTTAGGATTGGATAGCTTGGACAATGTGGAGATTGTAATGGCTTTGGAAGAGGAGTTCAAGTTGGAGATTCCAGATAAGGAAGCTGATAAGATTGACTCCTGTAATCTAGCCATTGAGTACATCTCTAACCATCCAATGGCAAGTTAA